Proteins from a genomic interval of Caulobacter sp. NIBR1757:
- the tyrS gene encoding tyrosine--tRNA ligase, which produces MSIALHDRPPMIQAAIMTETPEFKSAFLQTMRDRGFIHQITHPAELDEAASGGIVTGYIGFDATAPSLHVGSLIQIMLLRRLQQAGHKPIVLMGGGTTKVGDPTGKDESRKLLSEADIQANIDSIKTVFAKFLTFGDGPTDAVIVNNDEWLSKLGYIDFLREFGVHFTVNRMLAFDSVKLRLEREQPMTFLEFNYMLMQATDFLELNRRFGCTLQMGGSDQWGNILNGVELIRRVDHKPAFGLTTPLLSTASGAKMGKTAAGAVWLNADMRSPYDYWQFWRNTEDADVGKFLRLFTDLPLAEIERLEGLPGAGINDAKKVLADEATRMLHGEEAAAAARDAATKAFEQGALSDDLPSIEIPAASLAEGIMLAALAVDAGLSTSRGEARRLAQGGGLRVNDVQEMDGMKLITTADLVDGVIKLSQGKKKIVLVRPV; this is translated from the coding sequence ATGTCTATCGCCTTGCACGACCGCCCGCCCATGATACAGGCGGCCATCATGACCGAGACGCCTGAGTTCAAGTCCGCCTTCCTGCAGACCATGCGGGACCGCGGCTTCATCCACCAGATCACCCACCCCGCCGAGCTCGACGAGGCTGCATCGGGCGGGATCGTCACCGGCTACATCGGCTTCGACGCCACCGCCCCGTCCCTGCACGTCGGCAGCCTGATCCAGATCATGCTGCTGCGCCGGCTGCAGCAGGCCGGCCACAAGCCCATCGTGCTGATGGGCGGCGGGACCACCAAGGTCGGCGACCCGACCGGCAAGGACGAGTCGCGCAAGCTGCTCAGCGAAGCCGACATCCAGGCCAACATCGACAGCATCAAGACGGTGTTCGCCAAATTCCTGACCTTCGGCGACGGGCCCACCGACGCGGTCATCGTCAACAATGACGAGTGGCTGTCGAAGCTCGGCTACATCGACTTCCTGCGCGAGTTCGGCGTCCACTTCACGGTCAACCGCATGCTGGCGTTCGACTCGGTGAAGCTGCGGCTCGAGCGCGAGCAGCCGATGACCTTCCTCGAGTTCAACTACATGCTGATGCAGGCGACCGACTTCCTGGAGCTGAACCGCCGGTTCGGCTGCACCCTGCAGATGGGCGGCTCGGACCAGTGGGGCAACATCCTCAACGGCGTCGAGCTGATCCGCCGCGTCGATCACAAGCCGGCCTTCGGCCTGACCACCCCCCTGCTCTCCACCGCCAGCGGCGCGAAGATGGGCAAGACGGCGGCCGGGGCCGTCTGGCTCAACGCCGACATGCGGTCGCCGTACGACTACTGGCAGTTCTGGCGCAACACCGAGGACGCCGACGTCGGCAAGTTCCTGCGGCTGTTCACCGACCTGCCGCTGGCCGAGATCGAACGGCTGGAAGGCCTGCCCGGGGCCGGCATCAACGACGCCAAGAAGGTGCTGGCCGACGAGGCGACGCGGATGCTGCACGGCGAGGAGGCCGCCGCGGCCGCCCGCGACGCCGCCACCAAGGCCTTCGAACAGGGCGCCCTCAGCGACGACCTGCCGTCCATCGAGATCCCCGCCGCTTCCTTGGCGGAGGGCATCATGCTGGCCGCCCTTGCCGTCGACGCCGGCCTCTCTACCTCCCGGGGTGAGGCGCGCCGTCTGGCCCAGGGCGGCGGCCTGCGGGTCAACGACGTGCAGGAGATGGACGGTATGAAGCTGATCACGACGGCCGACCTGGTCGACGGGGTCATCAAGCTGTCCCAGGGCAAGAAGAAGATCGTCCTGGTCCGGCCGGTTTAG
- a CDS encoding peroxiredoxin, protein MTIDLKPGDKAPDFDLPTDTGRVSLSALTGRTVVLYFYPKDDTPGCTTEGKDFSALAEDFAKAGATVIGVSKDTAAKHGKFRAKHDLKVELGSDAESDVIERYGAWVEKKLYGREYMGIDRSTWLIDGEGIIRRVWRKVKVGGHAAEVLKAVQDL, encoded by the coding sequence ATGACGATTGATCTCAAACCCGGCGACAAGGCCCCCGACTTCGACCTGCCTACTGACACCGGCCGGGTCAGCCTCTCGGCCCTGACAGGCAGGACAGTGGTCCTCTACTTCTACCCCAAGGACGACACCCCCGGCTGCACGACCGAGGGCAAGGACTTCAGCGCCCTGGCTGAGGACTTCGCCAAGGCCGGCGCGACCGTCATCGGCGTCTCCAAGGACACCGCCGCCAAGCACGGGAAGTTCCGCGCCAAGCATGACCTCAAGGTCGAACTCGGATCGGACGCCGAGAGCGACGTCATCGAGCGCTACGGCGCCTGGGTCGAGAAGAAGCTCTATGGCCGCGAGTACATGGGCATCGACCGTTCGACCTGGCTGATCGACGGCGAAGGGATCATCCGCCGGGTCTGGCGCAAGGTGAAGGTCGGGGGTCATGCGGCCGAGGTGCTGAAGGCCGTCCAGGACCTTTGA
- a CDS encoding peptidoglycan DD-metalloendopeptidase family protein yields MASTRLRRVRRALEELFPERHLYVRSGGEMRGYVLSTAKQMAAAGVVALVSLWLGISTAAMMVNAMSAGASDQELVRQKAYYERVNADRQARLNSAMAQLNANNGSFAEMAVSVEKRHAALAQLFQEFKGVPGAAQALAPAKPRLMSTNPVERVTYTRMDQERLIDAADNFAKTRAERLRAAFRLAGLTPEGYSGRGASLGGPLIDSKDPRALAAVLDVDEDFARRIQRVSTNMSDMRGLTEAARNLPFYRPTGAAAVSSSYGVRLDPFTRRPAFHSGLDFPGGFFTPIYATAPGVISFTGVRSGYGNTIEVDHGGGFKTRYAHLQGISVSVGQRVGVGQRIGAMGSTGRSTGPHLHYEIWVAGRPQNPNRYLKAGEYVQQAR; encoded by the coding sequence ATGGCGTCAACACGGTTGCGGCGAGTTCGTAGGGCTCTGGAAGAGCTTTTTCCGGAACGGCATCTCTATGTCCGCTCCGGCGGCGAGATGCGCGGCTATGTCCTGTCCACCGCAAAACAGATGGCCGCCGCCGGCGTCGTCGCCCTGGTTTCGCTGTGGCTGGGCATCTCGACCGCGGCCATGATGGTCAACGCCATGTCGGCCGGCGCCTCGGACCAGGAACTGGTCCGCCAGAAGGCCTATTACGAGCGCGTCAACGCCGACCGCCAGGCCCGCCTCAACAGCGCCATGGCCCAGCTCAACGCCAACAACGGCAGCTTCGCCGAGATGGCCGTGTCGGTCGAAAAGCGCCACGCCGCGCTGGCCCAGCTGTTCCAGGAATTCAAGGGCGTGCCCGGCGCCGCCCAGGCCCTGGCCCCGGCCAAGCCCCGCCTGATGTCCACCAATCCGGTCGAGCGGGTGACCTACACCCGCATGGACCAGGAGCGGCTGATCGACGCTGCCGACAATTTCGCCAAGACCCGGGCCGAGCGCCTGCGCGCCGCCTTCCGTCTCGCCGGCCTGACCCCCGAGGGGTATTCGGGCCGAGGCGCCTCGCTGGGCGGCCCGCTGATCGACTCCAAGGACCCGCGCGCACTGGCCGCCGTTCTCGACGTCGATGAGGACTTCGCCCGCCGCATCCAGCGGGTCAGCACCAACATGAGCGACATGCGCGGCCTGACCGAGGCTGCTCGCAACCTGCCGTTCTACCGCCCGACGGGCGCCGCGGCCGTCTCGTCCAGCTATGGCGTGCGCCTCGACCCCTTCACCCGGCGGCCGGCCTTCCACTCGGGCCTCGACTTCCCGGGCGGCTTCTTCACGCCGATCTACGCCACGGCGCCGGGCGTCATCTCGTTTACCGGTGTTCGTTCAGGCTATGGCAACACCATCGAGGTAGACCACGGTGGTGGCTTCAAGACGCGCTACGCCCACCTGCAAGGCATCTCGGTGTCGGTGGGCCAGCGGGTCGGCGTCGGGCAACGGATCGGCGCCATGGGCTCCACCGGTCGCTCGACGGGGCCGCACCTGCACTATGAAATCTGGGTCGCGGGTCGGCCTCAGAATCCCAACCGTTATCTGAAAGCCGGTGAATATGTTCAGCAAGCCCGCTAA
- a CDS encoding polymer-forming cytoskeletal protein: MFSKPANKPAPTPTKSATPEPVAAPTAASALDAPKPKPKVASLISSGITIEGGVTGDGELQIDGVVRGDVRVGRLTVGETGHIEGSVYAEATEVRGRIVGSVTAKQVRLYGTSYIDGDITHEQLAMETGAFFQGRSLKFQRPAAPPPPPAPQPVSNPAPSGLDMPKPTV, from the coding sequence ATGTTCAGCAAGCCCGCTAACAAGCCCGCCCCGACGCCGACCAAGTCGGCGACGCCCGAACCCGTCGCCGCCCCAACGGCCGCCTCGGCCCTGGACGCGCCCAAGCCCAAGCCGAAGGTGGCCTCGCTGATCTCCAGCGGCATCACTATCGAGGGCGGCGTCACCGGCGACGGCGAACTGCAGATCGACGGCGTCGTTCGCGGCGATGTCCGCGTCGGCCGCCTGACCGTCGGCGAGACCGGCCACATCGAGGGCAGCGTCTATGCCGAGGCCACAGAGGTCCGCGGCCGCATCGTCGGCTCGGTGACCGCCAAGCAGGTCCGCCTCTACGGCACCAGCTACATCGACGGCGACATCACCCATGAGCAGCTGGCCATGGAAACCGGCGCCTTCTTCCAGGGCCGCAGCCTGAAGTTCCAGCGCCCGGCCGCCCCGCCCCCCCCGCCCGCCCCGCAGCCGGTGTCGAACCCGGCCCCGTCGGGCCTGGACATGCCCAAGCCGACCGTCTGA
- a CDS encoding class I SAM-dependent methyltransferase has protein sequence MTDLPDEHDTEDAATLAFYAREAVAYAARRETGGHPHLDRFIARLGPGAAVLELGCGGGHHAQVMLEAGLRVTPTDGSPELAAQAAALLGRPVKVMSFVQLREEKRYDGVWANACLLHAPADALPDIISRVWRALKPGGVFFASFKAGDGPGRDGLGRYYNFPSHEGLEAIFRNSAPWSELTLETGSGGGYDGVERTWLAVWAVAGVAEGQT, from the coding sequence ATGACCGACCTGCCAGACGAGCATGACACGGAGGACGCGGCCACCCTGGCCTTCTATGCGAGGGAGGCGGTCGCCTACGCGGCCCGGCGCGAGACGGGCGGCCATCCCCATCTGGACCGTTTCATCGCGCGCCTGGGGCCTGGCGCCGCGGTGCTGGAGCTCGGCTGCGGCGGGGGGCATCACGCCCAGGTCATGCTGGAGGCCGGGCTTCGGGTCACCCCGACCGATGGCTCGCCTGAACTCGCGGCGCAGGCCGCCGCCCTTCTGGGCCGGCCGGTGAAGGTGATGTCCTTCGTCCAGCTGAGGGAGGAGAAGCGCTACGACGGCGTCTGGGCCAACGCCTGCCTGCTGCACGCCCCGGCCGACGCCTTGCCCGACATCATAAGCCGGGTGTGGCGGGCGCTGAAGCCCGGCGGGGTCTTCTTCGCCAGCTTCAAGGCCGGCGACGGGCCCGGGCGTGATGGGTTGGGCCGCTACTACAATTTCCCCAGCCACGAGGGTCTGGAGGCGATTTTCCGCAACTCGGCGCCTTGGTCTGAGCTGACCCTCGAGACCGGGAGCGGCGGTGGCTATGACGGCGTGGAACGCACCTGGCTGGCGGTCTGGGCCGTGGCGGGGGTGGCTGAAGGCCAGACATAG
- a CDS encoding nuclear transport factor 2 family protein, whose translation MYDLDKLAVAEVVQTERAARDQGQWARMAACFHPDSVVSISWIETSGAGFVAASEKAFASGMRHLHQMAPTLVTLNGDRALAESGAAILLGGRIGGVEVMVTSHARMHARVERRDGAWKIVRLGAVYFEDALAARIPGETPVLDAARLAGYRPSLRFLSYLLEEGGKTPRADLAGIDRPDLVEAMLSAEQGWLTER comes from the coding sequence ATGTACGACCTCGACAAGCTCGCCGTGGCGGAAGTCGTGCAGACCGAGCGGGCGGCGCGGGACCAGGGCCAGTGGGCGCGGATGGCGGCCTGCTTTCATCCGGACAGCGTCGTCAGTATCAGCTGGATCGAGACCAGCGGGGCGGGGTTCGTCGCCGCCTCCGAGAAGGCCTTCGCGTCGGGCATGCGCCACCTGCACCAGATGGCGCCGACCCTGGTCACCCTGAACGGCGACCGGGCCCTGGCCGAGAGCGGCGCGGCCATCCTGCTGGGCGGCAGGATCGGCGGGGTCGAGGTGATGGTCACCAGCCACGCGCGAATGCATGCCCGGGTCGAGCGGCGGGACGGGGCGTGGAAGATCGTCCGGCTGGGGGCGGTGTATTTCGAGGACGCCCTGGCGGCGCGGATTCCGGGCGAGACGCCGGTCCTGGATGCCGCGCGACTGGCGGGGTATCGGCCGAGCTTGCGGTTCCTGTCCTATCTGCTGGAGGAAGGCGGCAAGACGCCGAGGGCCGATCTGGCGGGGATCGACCGGCCGGACCTGGTCGAGGCGATGCTGTCGGCGGAGCAGGGCTGGCTGACCGAACGCTAG
- a CDS encoding GNAT family N-acetyltransferase, with translation MILRRAVPADVPAIAALYRASQWANLPTLPDIHTREEDLAFFGGQMLPNQTVWVIEDGQGGLAAYAAGVEGRLNHLFVHPDAQGRGHGSRLLERFRADVAVLDLWTFQQNLRARAFYERKGFVAVEFTDGEGNEEKTPDVRYEWRPR, from the coding sequence GTGATTCTGCGCCGGGCCGTCCCCGCCGACGTCCCGGCCATCGCGGCCCTCTACCGCGCCAGCCAGTGGGCGAACCTGCCGACCCTGCCGGACATTCACACCCGCGAAGAGGACCTGGCCTTCTTCGGCGGTCAGATGCTGCCGAACCAGACCGTCTGGGTGATCGAGGACGGGCAGGGCGGTCTTGCCGCCTATGCCGCCGGCGTCGAGGGCCGCCTGAACCACCTGTTCGTCCATCCGGACGCCCAGGGGCGGGGACACGGCTCGCGGCTGCTGGAGCGGTTCCGGGCGGACGTGGCGGTGCTGGACCTGTGGACCTTCCAGCAGAACCTCCGGGCACGGGCCTTCTACGAGCGCAAGGGCTTCGTCGCCGTCGAGTTCACGGATGGCGAGGGCAATGAGGAGAAGACGCCGGACGTGAGATACGAGTGGCGCCCCCGCTGA
- the argC gene encoding N-acetyl-gamma-glutamyl-phosphate reductase has translation MRKGASGNRGALFLLSFVEASMTAPKIFIDGEAGTTGLQIRERLEGRRDIQLVSIDPERRKDAEARAELLNGADLVILCLPDDAAREAVSLITNPAVKVIDASTAHRVADGWTYGFAELPGQRAAIAASTRVSNPGCYPTGAIALIRPLVDAGLLPADYPITVNAVSGYTGGGKAMIAEFEAEGAEAFRIYGLTQGHKHVPELQKNTGLAVRPFFAPSVGRYAQGMIVEVPLFLDRLNGNPTLADLEACLKAAYAGETFVSVEDTAGVTGLEPEALNNTNRMQLFVFGGSGQARLVARLDNLGKGASGAAVQNMNLMLGLPEGAGL, from the coding sequence TTGCGAAAGGGCGCTTCGGGCAACCGAGGCGCCCTTTTTCTTTTGTCTTTTGTGGAGGCGAGCATGACTGCCCCGAAGATCTTCATCGATGGCGAAGCCGGCACCACCGGCCTGCAGATCCGCGAAAGGCTGGAAGGCCGCCGCGACATCCAGCTCGTCTCGATCGATCCGGAGCGCCGCAAGGACGCCGAGGCCCGCGCCGAACTGCTCAATGGCGCGGATCTGGTCATCCTCTGCCTGCCGGACGATGCGGCGCGCGAGGCCGTCTCGCTGATCACCAACCCGGCGGTGAAAGTCATCGACGCCTCGACCGCCCACAGGGTGGCCGACGGTTGGACCTATGGCTTCGCTGAGCTGCCGGGCCAGCGGGCCGCCATCGCCGCCTCCACCCGGGTCAGCAATCCCGGCTGCTATCCGACCGGAGCCATCGCCCTGATCCGGCCGCTGGTCGATGCCGGCCTCCTGCCCGCCGACTACCCGATCACCGTCAACGCCGTCAGCGGCTACACCGGCGGCGGCAAGGCGATGATCGCCGAGTTCGAGGCCGAGGGCGCCGAGGCCTTCCGCATCTACGGCCTGACCCAGGGCCACAAGCATGTGCCCGAGCTGCAGAAGAACACCGGCCTCGCCGTCCGCCCCTTCTTCGCGCCGAGCGTCGGTCGCTATGCCCAGGGCATGATCGTCGAGGTTCCCCTGTTCCTCGACCGGCTCAACGGCAATCCGACCTTGGCCGACCTCGAGGCCTGCCTGAAGGCCGCCTATGCCGGCGAGACCTTCGTCAGCGTCGAGGACACGGCGGGCGTCACCGGCCTTGAGCCGGAAGCCCTCAACAACACCAACCGCATGCAGCTGTTCGTCTTCGGCGGCAGCGGCCAGGCTCGCCTGGTCGCCCGCCTCGACAACCTCGGCAAGGGGGCGTCGGGGGCTGCGGTGCAGAATATGAACCTGATGCTCGGCTTGCCGGAAGGCGCCGGCCTGTGA
- the rpsI gene encoding 30S ribosomal protein S9: MAEGLEALQALSSSPEAAPAEPKIDKFGRAYATGKRKNAIARVWIKPGKGSITINGRDQEVYFARPVLRMMLAQPFEVCDRVGQFDVVVTVEGSGLSGQAGAVRHGVSKALTYYEPGLRTLLKPHGFLTRDSRVVERKKYGKAKARRSFQFSKR, encoded by the coding sequence ATGGCCGAAGGTCTCGAAGCCCTGCAAGCCCTGTCGTCGTCGCCTGAAGCGGCCCCGGCTGAGCCCAAGATCGACAAGTTCGGCCGCGCCTATGCGACCGGCAAGCGCAAGAACGCCATCGCCCGCGTGTGGATCAAGCCCGGCAAGGGTTCGATCACCATCAACGGTCGCGACCAGGAAGTTTACTTCGCTCGCCCGGTGCTGCGCATGATGCTGGCCCAGCCGTTCGAAGTCTGCGACCGCGTTGGTCAATTCGACGTCGTCGTCACCGTTGAAGGCTCCGGCCTGTCCGGCCAGGCCGGCGCGGTGCGTCACGGCGTCTCCAAGGCCCTGACCTACTACGAGCCGGGCCTGCGCACCCTCCTGAAGCCGCACGGCTTCCTGACCCGCGACAGCCGCGTCGTCGAGCGCAAGAAGTACGGCAAGGCCAAGGCCCGCCGTAGCTTCCAGTTCTCGAAGCGCTAA
- the rplM gene encoding 50S ribosomal protein L13 — protein sequence MMKTTASLKPAEVEKKWIVIDAENAVVGRLASFIAMRLRGKHRPDYTPHVDCGDYVVVLNADKVKFTGRKLDQKIYYRHTGHPGGIKQITAGKQLNGRFPERVLEKAVERMLPKESPLARAQMTHLRIYNGGEHPHEAQNPETIAFKEMNAKNVRSA from the coding sequence ATGATGAAGACCACGGCTTCGCTGAAGCCCGCCGAGGTCGAGAAGAAGTGGATCGTGATCGATGCCGAGAACGCCGTCGTTGGCCGTCTCGCCTCGTTCATCGCCATGCGTCTTCGCGGCAAGCATCGTCCTGACTACACCCCGCACGTCGATTGCGGCGACTACGTCGTCGTCCTCAACGCCGACAAGGTGAAGTTCACCGGCCGCAAGCTGGACCAGAAGATCTACTACCGCCACACCGGTCACCCGGGCGGCATCAAGCAGATCACCGCCGGCAAGCAGCTGAACGGCCGCTTCCCCGAGCGCGTCCTGGAAAAGGCCGTCGAGCGCATGCTGCCCAAGGAAAGCCCCCTGGCCCGCGCCCAGATGACCCACCTGCGCATCTACAACGGCGGCGAACACCCGCACGAAGCGCAGAACCCCGAAACCATCGCGTTCAAAGAGATGAACGCCAAGAACGTGCGGAGCGCCTGA
- a CDS encoding putative quinol monooxygenase: protein MTPNRCAFVAGSVSAAALGGGAAAEETRMYGLIGKMTAHPGQRDLLVAILTESTGEMPGCLSYVVARDAKEADALWVTEVWKSQADHQGSLKLPAVQAAIARGRPLIKDMGPYFETEPVGGVGL from the coding sequence ATGACCCCCAATCGATGCGCCTTCGTCGCCGGATCGGTCAGCGCCGCGGCGCTGGGCGGCGGCGCCGCGGCCGAGGAGACCCGCATGTACGGCCTGATCGGCAAGATGACCGCCCACCCGGGACAACGCGACCTGCTTGTCGCCATTCTCACCGAGAGCACGGGCGAGATGCCGGGGTGCCTCAGCTATGTGGTCGCCCGTGACGCCAAGGAAGCGGACGCCCTGTGGGTGACTGAAGTCTGGAAAAGTCAGGCGGATCATCAAGGGTCGCTGAAACTTCCGGCGGTGCAGGCGGCGATCGCCAGGGGGCGGCCGCTGATCAAGGACATGGGACCCTACTTCGAGACCGAGCCCGTGGGCGGCGTCGGGCTTTAG
- a CDS encoding COX15/CtaA family protein encodes MTSFLRSDRSTAVAVWLGIVALFILAMVVVGGATRLTGSGLSITEWKPIMGALPPMGDAAWAEAFHKYQQIPQYKLVNAGMTLDEFKGIFWWEWGHRLLGRLIGLIFAVPLVVFLIRRQIPRRLIWRCVGLLLLGGLQGLAGWWMVASGLSERVSVAPERLTLHLGLALILFVAVVWTALDAFAGKPRQASVTRWRIGALIFLGAVFLQCLLGALVAGTDAGFVYNDWPLMNGHVWPQDYAGAGVWQTLAHNQASVQLHHRLGAYAVALATVFIVAMAGRSRTLGPESKQAAWILGGAVALQVLLGISALMMVVPLWLGILHQAGAVVLLAAATLFAWRVRRL; translated from the coding sequence ATGACGTCGTTCCTGCGTTCCGATCGCTCGACCGCCGTGGCCGTCTGGCTCGGGATCGTGGCGCTGTTCATCCTGGCCATGGTGGTGGTCGGCGGGGCCACTCGGCTGACCGGGTCGGGCCTGTCGATCACCGAGTGGAAGCCGATCATGGGCGCCCTGCCGCCGATGGGCGACGCCGCCTGGGCCGAAGCCTTCCACAAGTACCAGCAGATCCCGCAGTACAAGCTGGTCAACGCCGGCATGACCCTGGACGAGTTCAAGGGCATCTTCTGGTGGGAGTGGGGCCACCGGCTGCTCGGCCGGCTGATCGGCCTGATCTTCGCCGTTCCGCTGGTCGTCTTCCTGATCCGCCGCCAGATTCCCCGCCGCCTGATCTGGCGCTGCGTTGGCCTGCTGCTGCTCGGCGGCCTGCAGGGCCTGGCCGGCTGGTGGATGGTGGCCAGCGGCCTGTCGGAGCGGGTCTCCGTGGCGCCGGAGCGCCTGACCCTGCACCTGGGCCTGGCCCTCATCCTGTTCGTCGCGGTCGTCTGGACGGCGCTCGACGCCTTCGCCGGCAAGCCGCGCCAGGCCAGCGTCACCCGCTGGCGCATCGGCGCCCTGATCTTCCTCGGCGCCGTCTTCCTGCAGTGCCTGCTGGGCGCCCTGGTGGCCGGCACCGACGCCGGCTTCGTCTACAACGACTGGCCGCTGATGAACGGCCACGTCTGGCCCCAGGACTACGCCGGCGCCGGCGTCTGGCAGACCTTGGCCCACAACCAGGCCTCGGTGCAGTTGCACCATCGCCTCGGCGCCTACGCCGTCGCCCTGGCCACGGTCTTCATCGTCGCGATGGCCGGCCGCAGCCGTACCCTCGGCCCGGAGTCGAAGCAGGCCGCCTGGATCCTCGGCGGGGCCGTCGCCCTTCAGGTGCTGCTGGGGATCAGCGCCCTGATGATGGTCGTGCCGCTGTGGCTCGGCATCCTGCACCAGGCCGGTGCGGTTGTGCTGTTGGCCGCCGCCACCCTGTTCGCCTGGCGGGTACGGCGGCTTTGA
- a CDS encoding GlsB/YeaQ/YmgE family stress response membrane protein yields MVGVNWFVAILIGIFAGWVAEKVLRRDDGLLMNLLAGLVGGLVGKWLIVDLLGFHYMGWVSSAIAAIIGAVVFLFLWGLIFRKR; encoded by the coding sequence ATGGTCGGTGTTAACTGGTTTGTCGCCATTCTGATCGGGATATTCGCCGGCTGGGTGGCCGAGAAGGTCCTGCGGCGGGACGACGGACTTCTGATGAATCTGCTGGCCGGTCTGGTCGGCGGCCTGGTCGGCAAGTGGCTGATCGTCGACCTGCTCGGCTTTCACTACATGGGCTGGGTGTCCAGCGCCATCGCCGCCATCATCGGCGCCGTCGTCTTCCTGTTCCTCTGGGGCCTGATTTTCCGCAAGCGCTAG
- a CDS encoding DUF2842 domain-containing protein produces the protein MDPKLKKMIGTVLILVFLALYAMGAVSLHGVLPKNFLLELLFFAVAGVAWGLPLFPLLAWMNKEPGGPKA, from the coding sequence TTGGATCCGAAACTGAAGAAGATGATCGGGACCGTCCTGATCCTGGTCTTCCTGGCGCTCTACGCCATGGGCGCGGTCAGCCTGCACGGCGTGCTGCCCAAAAACTTCCTGCTGGAGCTGCTGTTCTTCGCCGTGGCCGGCGTCGCCTGGGGCCTGCCGCTGTTTCCGCTGCTGGCCTGGATGAACAAGGAACCGGGCGGGCCCAAGGCCTGA
- a CDS encoding MerR family transcriptional regulator — MAKGPNAFRTISEAADELGAPQHVLRFWETKFTFISPMKRAGGRRFYRPQDIEVLRAVQTLLHSEGYTIKGVQKLHKDGGVKRVLAVARGEEGPSQTDSGDLDPPTGELSDEARLRLTDTLGELEAIKARLDGLLRK, encoded by the coding sequence TTGGCGAAGGGCCCCAACGCCTTCCGCACCATCTCGGAAGCGGCCGACGAGCTCGGCGCGCCCCAGCACGTCCTGCGTTTCTGGGAAACCAAGTTCACCTTCATCAGCCCGATGAAGCGGGCCGGCGGCCGGCGATTCTACCGCCCGCAGGACATCGAGGTGCTGCGCGCCGTCCAGACCCTGCTGCACAGCGAGGGCTACACCATCAAGGGCGTGCAGAAGCTGCACAAGGACGGCGGCGTCAAACGCGTCCTCGCCGTCGCCCGCGGCGAGGAGGGCCCCTCGCAGACCGACTCGGGCGACCTCGACCCGCCCACCGGCGAGCTGAGCGACGAAGCCCGCCTGCGCCTGACCGACACCCTCGGCGAGTTGGAAGCCATCAAGGCCCGGCTGGACGGGTTGCTGCGCAAGTAG
- a CDS encoding integration host factor subunit alpha has translation MKGATLTRAELCEAVHEEVGLTRQDCSELVERTLDLMAEALERDEQVKLSGFGVFQVRAKRARMGRNPKTGEPAEIEPRRVIGFRASQVMKARIDRALEG, from the coding sequence ATGAAGGGCGCGACGCTTACGCGCGCGGAACTGTGTGAAGCGGTCCACGAAGAAGTGGGCCTGACTCGGCAGGACTGCTCCGAACTGGTTGAACGCACGCTCGACCTGATGGCCGAGGCGCTGGAGCGCGACGAACAGGTCAAACTGTCCGGTTTCGGCGTCTTCCAGGTCCGCGCCAAGCGGGCCCGCATGGGCCGCAATCCCAAGACCGGCGAGCCGGCCGAGATCGAGCCCCGCCGGGTCATCGGTTTCCGCGCCAGCCAGGTGATGAAGGCGCGAATCGACCGCGCCCTGGAAGGCTAG